The following DNA comes from Brassica oleracea var. oleracea cultivar TO1000 chromosome C5, BOL, whole genome shotgun sequence.
AAATATCCAAATGAAGCTAAAATCTTTAAACCCGAATAGATCCAAACCGAACCCGAATGCCCACCCAAGCTAAACATACTTAGCCTTTTGTTTTACGTGCAGGCCCATTTTGAAAACTAAACAGGCCTAGATTTTCTACTACTACTGCTACACTAGTACTAAACTAAAGTATGCATAAACCTGAATGCCTACCATCTCCAACACGACGCAGTTTTATCTGAGTGTCTACTAACAACAAGTCACAATTGCAAATATAATCCCACAATACAAAGCAACATTCAACGTCAGGTTAGAAGCAAAGCATAACTTGTGGGAGAGACAAAGAACGTTTAATCCCAACAAAATTTAAAGTTCAACAGAGAAATTAAATTGTTGTGCGCAACAACACAGCCAACATTATTAAGACAAGCCAAGAAAGCCAGTAAACAGAGTAGAAGCCTTGCCTTCATCTTGTGCCACTGTTTGGAGCATCTGCAATAAGACAAGAACTTTGTAGTGCAAGAGATGTAATACAAACTACACACTCTACAACAACAGACGCATTGGCTATAATGGATATAGCATATAACATAACGTCGACTAGTATTTACCATTTAGACAGCAAGTGCATCTATGCTCTTGCCAGCAAAATTAAAACTTGGAAATGTTTAGTTAATACTCAAACCATTAATCCAATGTTTTCTTCCAAATTTTCATTTACCTTTGCTTAAACAAGGAAACACAAAGACGTGTACATTCTGTAGAAATAATCCTAAAAACAAAACGAGTTCATGCTTGTCAACAAATATAATCAGATAAATCAGGCTACTCTGATTATTTTCGAACAAGCGGATAAAAATTACAAAAGTCAGCATTTTTTTTTTTTTTTTTTTTTTACAAAAGTCAGCATTGAAGATGAATCAATCGAAAAATAAATTACCTGATCGAAGAAGATCGATGCTATTCAGTGAGACGGAGCAGGCTGTTTCTGATTGTGGTGAGATGATGATTTGGAAGGAGCCAAAGCTTTGCTGTAGATCTGCTCACCAACGAGGTACAAGCAGAAGGCCGCGACGCCGATGCCAAGACCGGGAAGAGCGTGTCTCATTTGGTTCGAAAGCATCGGATGCTTCCTCCACTCATCTCTTCGCCGGAAAAACTCGCCGGTTGTACCTAGAGGCTTCGCCATTTTCTCCGGTGTTCGATTGGAATCTCTCCTGCGACCGTACGTTCTCCTTGCAACTACTACTCTCTTTTTGACAAATCATGGGCTTCCTTTAATATTTGGGTCTTGTTCTTGGCCCATTAACAGGCTTTATAGAAAAGTAGTCACTATTGGGCTTTGTTTTATTTAGTACCTTAGACCACCATTATCGGGGTCTCTTAAAACCGTCTTTTAGTTTAATTAGGATTTTAAAAAAATGAAAAATAGCAATATGTTATGAAATAACTTATAATTTATAGTATCGAGAAATTTAAATAAGAGTAGAATTTAATACCCGTAAGAAGCAAATAACACTAATATGAGGGAGAGAGTTTATTATAAGGAAGAAGAAGAAGATGTAATGGTTCTTTGATTATAAACTCTTGTTCTTGTTTTATGGTGTACAAAAGAGTGAGATGAGTGATGGTATTTATAGTGAACAACAATACATAAAATAACAAAGATAGTGCTTAATTTGGTAAATGAGTGGGTGATCATAGTGTTTGATGAGTAGATGATCATAGTGCTTGAGTTGGTAAAGAAGTGGATGATCATAGTGCTNNNNNNNNNNNNNNNNNNNNNNNNNNNNNNNNNNNNNNNNNNNNNNNNNNNNNNNNNNNNNNNNNNNNNNNNNNNNNNNNNNNNNNNNNNNNNNNNNNNNNNNNNNNNNNNNNNNNNNNNNNNNNNNNNNNNNNNNNNNNNNNNNNNNNNNNNNNNNNNNNNNNNNNNNNNNNNNNNNNNNNNNNNNNNNNNNNNNNNNNNNNNNNNNNNNNNNNNNNNNNNNNNNNNNNNNNNNNNNNNNNNNNNNNNNNNNNNNNNNNNNNNNNNNNNNNNNNNNNNNNNNNNNNNNNNNNNNNNNNNNNNNNNNNNNNNNNNNNNNNNNNNNNNNNNNNNNNNNNNNNNNNNNNNNNNNNNNNNNNNNNNNNNNNNNNNNNNNNNNNNNNNNNNNNNNNNNNNNNNNNNNNNNNNNNNNNNNNNNNNNNNNNNNNNNNNNNNNNNNNNNNNNNNNNNNNNNNNNNNNNNNNNNNNNNNNNNNNNNNNNNNNNNNNNNNNNNNNNNNNNNNNNNNNNNNNNNNNNNNNNNNNNNNNNNNNNNNNNNNNNNNNNNNNNNNNNNNNNNNNNNNNNNNNNNNNNNNNNNNNNNNNNNNNNNNNNNNNNNNNNNNNNNNNNNNNNNNNNNNNNNNNNNNNNNNNNNNNNNNNNNNNNNNNNNNNNNNNNNNNNNNNNNNNNNNNNNNNNNNNNNNNNNNNNNNNNNNNNNNNNNNNNNNNNNNNNNNNNNNNNNNNNNNNNNNNNNNNNNNNNNNNNNNNNNNNNNNNNNNNNNNNNNNNNNNNNNNNNNNNNNNNNNNNNNNNNNNNNNNNNNNNNNNNNNNNNNNNNNNNNNNNNNNNNNNNNNNNNNNNNNNNNNNNNNNNNNNNNNNNNNNNNNNNNNNNNNNNNNNNNNNNNNNNNNNNNNNNNNNNNNNNNNNNNNNNNNNNNNNNNNNNNNNNNNNNNNNNNNNNNNNNNNNNNNNNNNNNNNNNNNNNNNNNNNNNNNNNNNNNNNNNNNNNNNNNNNNNNNNNNNNNNNNNNNNNNNNNNNNNNNNNNNNNNNNNNNNNNNNNNNNNNNNNNNNNNNNNNNNNNNNNNNNNNNNNNNNNNNNNNNNNNNNNNNNNNNNNNNNNNNNNNNNNNNNNNNNNNNNNNNNNNNNNNNNNNNNNNNNNNNNNNNNNNNNNNNNNNNNNNNNNNNNNNNNNNNNNNNNNNNNNNNNNNNNNNNNNNNNNNNNNNNNNNNNNNNNNNNNNNNNNNNNNNNNNNNNNNNNNNNNNNNNNNNNNNNNNNNNNNNNNNNNNNNNNNNNNNNNNNNNNNNNNNNNNNNNNNNNNNNNNNNNNNNNNNNNNNNNNNNNNNNNNNNNNNNNNNNNNNNNNNNNNNNNNNNNNNNNNNNNNNNNNNNNNNNNNNNNNNNNNNNNNNNNNNNNNNNNNNNNNNNNNNNNNNNNNNNNNNNNNNNNNNNNNNNNNNNNNNNNNNNNNNNNNNNNNNNNNNNNNNNNNNNNNNNNNNNNNNNNNNNNNNNNNNNNNNNNNNNNNNNNNNNNNNNNNNNNNNNNNNNNNNNNNNNNNNNNNNNNNNNNNNNNNNNNNNNNNNNNNNNNNNNNNNNNNNNNNNNNNNNNNNNNNNNNNNNNNNNNNNNNNNNNNNNNNNNNNNNNNNNNNNNNNNNNNNNNNNNNNNNNNNNNNNNNNNNNNNNNNNNNNNNNNNNNNNNNNNNNNNNNNNNNNNNNNNNNNNNNNNNNNNNNNNNNNNNNNNNNNNNNNNNNNNNNNNNNNNNNNNNNNNNNNNNNNNNNNNNNNNNNNNNNNNNNNNNNNNNNNNNNNNNNNNNNNNNNNNNNNNNNNNNNNNNNNNNNNNNNNNNNNNNNNNNNNNNNNNNNNNNNNNNNNNNNNNNNNNNNNNNNNNNNNNNNNNNNNNNNNNNNNNNNNNNNNNNNNNNNNNNNNNNNNNNNNNNNNNNNNNNNNNNNNNNNNNNNNNNNNNNNNNNNNNNNNNNNNNNNNNNNNNNNNNNNNNNNNNNNNNNNNNNNNNNNNNNNNNNNNNNNNNNNNNNNNNNNNNNNNNNNNNNNNNNNNNNNNNNNNNNNNNNNNNNNNNNNNNNNNNNNNNNNNNNNNNNNNNNNNNNNNNNNNNNNNNNNNNNNNNNNNNNNNNNNNNNNNNNNNNNNNNNNNNNNNNNNNNNNNNNNNNNNNNNNNNNNNNNNNNNNNNNNNNNNNNNNNNNNNNNNNNNNNNNNNNNNNNNNNNNNNNNNNNNNNNNNNNNNNNNNNNNNNNNNNNNNNNNNNNNNNNNNNNNNNNNNNNNNNNNNNNNNNNNNNNNNNNNNNNNNNNNNNNNNNNNNNNNNNNNNNNNNNNNNNNNNNNNNNNNNNNNNNNNNNNNNNNNNNNNNNNNNNNNNNNNNNNNNNNNNNNNNNNNNNNNNNNNNNNNNNNNNNNNNNNNNNNNNNNNNNNNNNNNNNNNNNNNNNNNNNNNNNNNNNNNNNNNNNNNNNNNNNNNNNNNNNNNNNNNNNNNNNNNNNNNNNNNNNNNNNNNNNNNNNNNNNNNNNNNNNNNNNNNNNNNNNNNNNNNNNNNNNNNNNNNNNNNNNNNNNNNNNNNNNNNNNNNNNNNNNNNNNNNNNNNNNNNNNNNNNNNNNNNNNNNNNNNNNNNNNNNNNNNNNNNNNNNNNNNNNNNNNNNNNNNNNNNNNNNNNNNNNNNNNNNNNNNNNNNNNNNNNNNNNNNNNNNNNNNNNNNNNNNNNNNNNNNNNNNNNNNNNNNNNNNNNNNNNNNNNNNNNNNNNNNNNNNNNNNNNNNNNNNNNNNNNNNNNNNNNNNNNNNNNNNNNNNNNNNNNNNNNNNNNNNNNNNNNNNNNNNNNNNNNNNNNNNNNNNNNNNNNNNNNNNNNNNNNNNNNNNNNNNNNNNNNNNNNNNNNNNNNNNNNNNNNNNNNNNNNNNNNNNNNNNNNNNNNNNNNNNNNNNNNNNNNNNNNNNNNNNNNNNNNNNNNNNNNNNNNNNNNNNNNNNNNNNNNNNNNNNNNNNNNNNNNNNNNNNNNNNNNNNNNNNNNNNNNNNNNNNNNNNNNNNNNNNNNNNNNNNNNNNNNNNNNNNNNNNNNNNNNNNNNNNNNNNNNNNNNNNNNNNNNNNNNNNNNNNNNNNNNNNNNNNNNNNNNNNNNNNNNNNNNNNNNNNNNNNNNNNNNNNNNNNNNNNNNNNNNNNNNNNNNNNNNNNNNNNNNNNNNNNNNNNNNNNNNNNNNNNNNNNNNNNNNNNNNNNNNNNNNNNNNNNNNNNNNNNNNNNNNNNNNNNNNNNNNNNNNNNNNNNNNNNNNNNNNNNNNNNNNNNNNNNNNNNNNNNNNNNNNNNNNNNNNNNNNNNNNNNNNNNNNNNNNNNNNNNNNNNNNNNNNNNNNNNNNNNTATCGAGAAATTTAAATAAGAGTAGAATTTAATACCCGTAGGAAGCAAATAACACTAGTATAAGGGAGAGAGTTTATTATAAGGAAGAAGAAGAAGATGTAATGGTTCTTTGATTATAAACTCTTGTTCTTGTTTATGGTGTACAAAAGAGTGAGATGAGTGATGGTATTTATAGTGAACAACAATACATAAAATAACAAAGATAGTGCTTAATTTGGTAAATGAGTGGGTGATCATAGTGTTTGATGAGTAGATGATCATAGTGCTTGAGTTGGTAAAGAAGTGGATGATCATAGTGCTCGAGTTTGGTGAAGAAGTGGATGATCATTTCAATGCTTAATTTATAACACAATAAACATAAAAGAAATCTCTTATTTAGGGAACAGAAGAGACATATCTTCTCCCTCTTTGGATCAACGCGTTTCTCACAGCGGAAAGGAGCCGGTAGTCCCAAAGGCACATTCCGTTGATGTTTCTTCTTCTTCATATACGAAACTCTCTCTCTCTCTCTCTCTCTCTCTCCCCTCTCAGTCGTAGCAACCAAAATCTCTATTTTCATCGCAATTCCTCTTGGGTTTTTGCATACAATCTGAGAATTCATGTGAAACAGTAGTGGGCGATGGAAGTGTCTCTTCTCGATTCGAGGAGATCTGAAGTGATTTGGTTTCATCTGGAGCTCTACAGATAGTAGGTATCATTAAATTCATCTGAATTTCAAAACTTGAGAATTTCTAAATTGATGATCTTTTTACTAGTTTTAGCAGCAATGAAGCGGGTTAGAGACGATGTCTACTCCTCTGGGTCTCAATTCAAACGACATTTACCCTCTTCATGAGGCGAATCGTGAGTTCCCACCTTGTAAAAACCCAATTCGATTGTACCAATTTTAAGATTTCTAGGTTTAGTTGGTGATCAAAAGAGCTTGCTTTGGTGCAGATATGCGCAATCTCAAGTACCTCGAAGTGTTGCTGATGGGGGAGTAAACTCTCATAAGTTGACAACCGATGATGCTTTATCTTACTTGAAAGATGTTTCAAGATCAAGGGGACAAGTATGATATGTTTTTGGAGGTTATGAAAGACTTTAAGGCACAAAGGTAACCCTTGAAGCACATGTCACTTGGTTAATGACAAACACATCTTGATGAGACCAAAGAAACTTTCTTAATATTCATATTTTTTTGACAAACATGGAGTAGATAGGTGTTGTTTCATGGTAGAGTGCAATGTAGGTTGTTGTGTCTAGTATAGAAGAATATAAAACTGCCAAGAAAAACAAAAAAAAAAAAGCAACCTTTTCCCCCTAGTTGCAGTGAATCTTATAGAAGAGGATTTACAGAAGTTAGCTTAGGAGGCAAATGCAGTCAAGAACATTGTTGACATCTTGAAGACAGGTAGGGAAGTCAATCCTAAACGTCTTCAGGGTTTGTTTTTGTCTTTAGCTGAGTTGTGTTCGAAGCTTGGGGATTGCAGGCTTCTTGTCATTGGAGGTTCGTTTTACACATTGCCATTTTTTAATTGGTTAATCAGTTTTCTTATACTGTAATGAATCTGTTTTGTGTTTGTTACCTTCTACTAGGTGTTGGATCTGCTGGTTAATGCGCTTACACACAATAACGCTGATGTTAGAACTGCAGCGTGCATTTGCTTTAGAAACGCTCATGTTATGCTTCCTTTGGTTCAGTTATTGCATGATCCATCTTCCTCTGTCCAGGTACCGCTCTAAATTAAATTATCTTTAAATGCAAATGGCAGAACCGATTTGAATGTATATATCATTGACCAGGTTGCAGTTCTTGGTGCTCTGAGCAATGTAGTATTGGATTTTTCATCGCCTGACTCAACATTCATTAAAAATTTATGTTTAAAATGTTACTATGTTTGATTTAATAGATAAATTTATTTTTAATAAAACAATGTTTAATAATTTTTTTTTAATAAAACAATGTTTATCTTTTACTATGTTTTATTTAATAAATAAATTTTATTTTTAATAAAACAATGTTTAATAAAATGTTTTTAAGAACCTCTAAATAAGAGACTCCCATTGAAGCACAAAAATAATGGTGTCTTTTAACTAGGTCTCTTAAGTAACATTTAATACTTAAAAATCATTAAGAGACCCAAAGTGGGTCTTTGGGTTAATGATGCTCTTATTTTAGATACTTTTTTGTGTAAACTATGTGAACAGATACCTTAACATCATATTCTGTTAGAGGATGGCCGTCGGTCCATTCGCGAGTTGAGTATAAAGAAAGAAGCCCCAGAAAGACCCATTTCAAAAATGACATCCACGGCGACACGCAACGAACAGGAGCCTACGACGCGTAGGCTGCATCGACCGCCGATCATAGACAGGAAACCTACGCAAGCAATAGGGTGTCGATGAGCGCCACACCAACTCCCTGACATATAACCACTACGAAGCGGAAAAGGTGAATCAAAACGAATATAAATAGGAGAGAGCATTCAATGAATATGGGGGCAGCGAAATAGAGAGAGAACGGTTAGAGAGATAAAGTAGAAAGAATTATTTCCTAGACTCGTCTTCAAGACAACGTGTTCTTCTTTGTATTTTTATCTTCGGCTTTTGCTAAACACTTCAATAAACGAAACCTTTGGCCCCTTCTTAATCTCACTCAATATTTGTTTAGTCTTCTAATCCCCTGCTACCGGATTTAGGATTCAATATTGGCGCCCACCGGACTCGAACCCACGACCACAAGGTTACATTTGTGAACGTGTGTTCGTTTTGATGAATACTTTGTTCGAAATGAAGGGACAGTCAAAGATAATAATAACTGAAGAAATGTTATTTAATTATTTATATGATAAAGTTCCAAATTGCATTCATGAATATAAGATAAGGTACACTGATAACTGATAATAATATTTTCTGAACTTTCCAGCTTATGTTTCTGGTTCAGGGGACAATAGCATAGTGATGTCATCGAAGAAACTGTTTTCAGGCATAAACATGGTGTTCTTGCTGTTAGAGGATGGGCTTGGAGGAGGAGGATCTAGTGTAGGATCCGATGGGATTGGTGGGATTTCACCAGTTTTGTCTTCGAACTGTTCGGCCATTGTTTGGACGGCTATTAAACAAAGAAGCAATAGAGCAATCTTCATTGTTATCTCAGAGAACTTCATGTTGTTGTTGTGTTTGTTTCTTAAAATGGTGATGAGCTTAGCAGAGACCTTGTATTGTATATGTAAGCCAATGATTGTTTTGTTTTGATCAGTTGATGCCAGTATAAATGCCAGTACACGGGAGACAAAAATGTGATTATTTCTCTACATATTAAGAAAGGAAATACAAAAGATGAATATACTAAATTTAGTCAATTGAAATGATTATTTTCATTTTTTTTCTCCTTTGTTAATTAATAATACATTATTGAATCTATAATTGGAACTAATCGTGTTACAAAAGAAAGAAAGTTAAACTTAATTAGATGTATTCAATGTTTTAAAATCTTACTACAAAATTTCCTTTTTCAATACAAAGTTCCTTTTAAAATTACATATCTTATATTTTTAATAATGCATTATTGAATCTATAATAAGCAATGTATCTATAATTAATAATACATTATTGAAACTAATCGTGTTACAAAAGAAAGAAAGTTAAACTTAATTAAATGGTTTCAATGTTTTAAAATCTTACTACAAAATTTCCTTTTTCAATACAAAGTTCCTTTTAAAATTACATATCTTATAATTTTTTTTTATTTGCTATCAAATTCAATTTTAGCATTGAGTTACTATAATTGTTCTATTATTTATTCAATGTTTTAAAATCTTACTACAAGTTTCCTTTTTCAATACAAAGTTCCTTTTAAAATTACATATCTTATAATTTTTTTTTATTTGCTATCAAATTCAATTTTAGCATTGAGTTACTATAATTGTTCTATTATTTTCATAAAAATTAATTATAATACAGTTAAAATAAAACGAATTATTAAACCACGGTGATTTTTGTGAAGAGGTGAGATTTCTTGGGTCTTGAATATTTTCATCTTCCATACGGCAACCTTTCTCACTTCCTTGTCTTAGCACATCCACTGAACAACAAGAATCTTCTCTTCCGACTTCTTCGTGATCGTACAGAGGTCCCTTTGATCTATAATCAAATATTCAAAAAACGTCAAGCAAACAGAAAAAAAAGAAGATTGTTTCGTTTTATTTCACCACTAAAGTAACATGTTCTCGATGAGCTCACCTTGGTTATTCTTGGAGACTTCTGTGTTTTCCAACAGAAAAGCAAACTGCAAACTCCTCTTCCTGATACAGATTCATATCCTCTACACAAACCAATCAAAACAAATGTTTGTTATGAAAATTAGGTTCACTTTATTCATATATACTGAACCAAGATCACTTACAGATTGTCTTTGTTGTTTGTGAAGTTACTATCGTGGAGTATACTCGGTGAAACAGGACAATGCTCCATTCTTTTACAGGTCTGATTCTCCTGAACCTCATCCATTTTGCAAATCTTCAAAACTTCATTGTTTAGTCCAGAAGAAACTGCAGAACCAATGTTTGGTTGGTGATGATGATAACTGGTGTCTTCCTGAGGCGAAACTTGATTCCTCTCGGGTTTTAACAGTCCTTGTGAGCCAGGAGTCTTCTGCAGCCGTTCAGTTTCTAATCTCTGTTCTTGGATGATCGTTTCAATCCTTTTCATTGGAACCTCATGCCCACTTTCAGTATCTGAACTATCTGCCACTGCTGTTTGTCTTGTCTGCTTGGAGCTGAGTAACTCAGTTTCAGACAAGAGGATCATCCTCACCTCTACGTTTCTCCTTAGCACAGTCTCAATTGAGTTTGTGATACTTCTTACGAACCCTTCAGCTCTCAGTTTGATCTCTCTGTCTCCAAATGCAATATAAGCAACTAGAGTACCTGCAAACATGATCATATCAGTATATTATAAACTGATTGGCATTATCTTATTAAGAGCAGTTTTTAGGCTTTACCTTTAACTTCACTGATAGATAATAGCTTCCCATGAGAATATAGCAGCTGCTTCAATGTCTTTGAATGACATCTATCTACACACTTCATCCATATATCATTTAGTTTCTCTGAAATAGATGCGTCATTCTCTAAAACTTCGCTGGATGAGGAGAAAGATGTCACTTCATGAACGGTAGTTTCGCCTTTTCTTATGGAAGTCGGGGATGCTGAGTTATTACATTGAAGGCTTGATCTTTGTTTGTAAGCAATAACTTCTCTTGAAATGCTTGAGGGGTGTTCTTCAGTTGCTATAGAGCTTTGCCTTCTACTGCTACTGCTGTGCGTGCTTCCGGGAGATGGCATCAAACCAAGCTGCAGCAAGGTAGCTATGAACCATGTTGAACGATCGGTAGTTACTCGAAGCTGCTTCTCAGCCTCTGAAAGAATCTTCAAAGCATGCTTTAGCCTCTCCATTTCCGGTTCACTCACTATAAAAAGAGAGAACAAGATTGGCCCAAAGCATCAATAAGCTAAAACCAATGTTCTAACATTATTAAATAATTTAATAAATTTAGACTAATTTAGATTGATTTAAACCAATTTGAGCCGTATAAATCAGATTTTTTTTTTAAATTTTTTTTTGGCTAGGACCGATTTGCCGGCCTGGGCGTCGTCTATACCAATTTTTAGAGCCATGGCTAAAAACATTGTATAAAACCATTCTTTGTGCAGTTTCATTCAAGATTTATTAGAACTAACGAATTTGAAACTCAAGAAAGCTCACAGTTCCGTCCATCAAGGAAGGCGTCGCTGTATTTTTCATCCAAGGCCTTGTATGCTCCAGCAATGATATCCATGATAAGGCTAGCCAGTTGAGACATCATGAGAATTGGGTCAGCTCCCAAGTCCAGTAACTCTCTAGCTTTCTTCACCGTCTCTGCCGTGTCAGAAGCTAACGCTAACTCCAAGAGTTCAAGCAAGTTCTCATCAGAAACAACACCCACCTGGACAAATACCCAGCACTCAATTCACATTACCCAATTGGTCTATCACTACCAAATGCAAAACAAACACCAAAACTTACTAGCTCATTCACAAGATCAACGGTGATTCTCTTCCCCATCAAACTCAGCTGATCCAACATGGTTTCAGCATCTCTAAGCGAACCATCAGCATTCAAAGCAATCAGGCTCAACGCCTGAGATTCCACATCAAGATTTTCGTCTGAAGCAATCTTCCTTAGTCTCACAACAATGTCACCATCCTTGAGTTTGTTGAAGAGTAGCTTCTGGCACCTTGACTGAATCGTCCGAGGAACGTTCCCAAGTTCAGTAGTTACACATATGAAGACGACTCTCTGAAGAGGCTTCTCAAGAAACTTGAGCAACAACAGCCAAGTCTTAGACGGCAGCAAGTGACACTCATCTATCACAAAAACCTTGTACCTTGGTGAACTCTGTGGAGGAGCCAAACTCATCAGGTTTTTCAAAACGTAACTAACTCTCTCACCTCCATTCTCCTTAGACGCATCAAGCTCCAACAAATCCTTACTC
Coding sequences within:
- the LOC106293334 gene encoding NADH dehydrogenase [ubiquinone] 1 beta subcomplex subunit 3-B; translation: MAKPLGTTGEFFRRRDEWRKHPMLSNQMRHALPGLGIGVAAFCLYLVGEQIYSKALAPSKSSSHHNQKQPAPSH
- the LOC106295923 gene encoding protein STICHEL-like 1; the protein is MSSLKISDPSKLHLKKELTQIRKVSKCLRDPGTSSSWKSPLTSSRSVPVEPPSNKDAELLNQLDSQFRVESSRGKEKEKKVFLYNWKSQKTSSDNDDDDDASDARNGGDSTMFRCRDKNRFTKKKRRFLSRYPHHHHQPKEATSGEETEDFSNSESLGKLTQMLKLKHKNWSRSSSYKFLRATSKRDSSSYTCNSTPALSTSSYNNLYAIRSPSTVESFDDDNNLDVTGRQQGCGIPFYRTHKRNLKHRGGCRSCCSPSFSDTLRRKGSTILCGGSRQYMHRHSSGRCNKKLSVVPLLKYRGDSTRGGRSSLGSDDDFGELDLESQSRLDGRRWSTSCKSHGEEEGSSPENTQSLSIKYKPMFFDELVGQSVVVQSLMNALKKGRVAGVYLFQGPRGTGKTSTARIFSAALNCDALANEEMKPCGYCKECSEFMSGKSKDLLELDASKENGGERVSYVLKNLMSLAPPQSSPRYKVFVIDECHLLPSKTWLLLLKFLEKPLQRVVFICVTTELGNVPRTIQSRCQKLLFNKLKDGDIVVRLRKIASDENLDVESQALSLIALNADGSLRDAETMLDQLSLMGKRITVDLVNELVGVVSDENLLELLELALASDTAETVKKARELLDLGADPILMMSQLASLIMDIIAGAYKALDEKYSDAFLDGRNLSEPEMERLKHALKILSEAEKQLRVTTDRSTWFIATLLQLGLMPSPGSTHSSSSRRQSSIATEEHPSSISREVIAYKQRSSLQCNNSASPTSIRKGETTVHEVTSFSSSSEVLENDASISEKLNDIWMKCVDRCHSKTLKQLLYSHGKLLSISEVKGTLVAYIAFGDREIKLRAEGFVRSITNSIETVLRRNVEVRMILLSETELLSSKQTRQTAVADSSDTESGHEVPMKRIETIIQEQRLETERLQKTPGSQGLLKPERNQVSPQEDTSYHHHQPNIGSAVSSGLNNEVLKICKMDEVQENQTCKRMEHCPVSPSILHDSNFTNNKDNLGYESVSGRGVCSLLFCWKTQKSPRITKIKGTSVRSRRSRKRRFLLFSGCAKTRK